A window from Tenacibaculum singaporense encodes these proteins:
- a CDS encoding 5-carboxymethyl-2-hydroxymuconate Delta-isomerase translates to MPHFVIDCSENIIKLKSPKEIIQKVYDTAESTNLFDKRDIKVRINPFEYYITGNTNDNFIHVFANIMEGRNITQKKNLSEKIITELKLMFPEVPIISINIRDFEKATYCNKSMV, encoded by the coding sequence ATGCCACATTTTGTGATTGATTGCTCTGAAAACATTATCAAATTAAAATCTCCTAAAGAAATTATACAAAAAGTTTATGATACTGCTGAATCAACTAATCTTTTTGACAAGCGAGATATTAAGGTAAGAATTAATCCTTTTGAATATTATATTACGGGAAATACTAACGATAATTTCATCCATGTTTTTGCCAACATTATGGAAGGAAGAAACATCACTCAAAAAAAGAACCTTTCAGAAAAAATTATTACTGAATTAAAACTTATGTTCCCTGAAGTTCCTATCATTTCTATCAATATAAGAGATTTTGAAAAAGCTACTTATTGTAATAAATCTATGGTGTAA
- a CDS encoding TlpA family protein disulfide reductase produces MKKLVLLALLGVTIISCKKEEKPVKDYLVLTGKIENFKKSNITLNGFRFEKKIKFDRKTGSFVDTLKINRDGYYTLICNKKPINLYLTKTDDTGIVFDYKNADFINFEGTNKNINSYLYEKQKTWPEILVSANEYFALEEEEFLAKTNEYKDAVTELSISKQLPADFLKQEVKNIDYECLRNLYNYQDFHATLTGDKDFKVSGDFPDPLENFNYSSGSDYVNCYFYRAMLEAELKNMARENNKEGDDYYLTYLETVHTEVTDTIAKNDLLYNSAQNSITYASDLKEFYRKFMAYSTNETHKKEITEDYNLLKTTAKGQPAPKFKDYVNYDGGTTSLDDLLGHGKYLYIDVWATWCAYCKREIPLLKKLEQEYHGKNIEFVSINVDAKGNDEKWKETIQDREMTGIQLMAGDSHLNLDWAQNFLIKGLPRFIIIDPDGNIVSPNAPAPSEGERLINMFEELGI; encoded by the coding sequence ATGAAAAAACTAGTACTTTTAGCCCTCTTAGGAGTTACCATAATTTCATGTAAAAAAGAAGAAAAACCTGTTAAAGACTACTTGGTTTTGACGGGTAAAATTGAAAACTTCAAAAAGAGTAATATTACTTTAAATGGCTTTCGTTTTGAAAAGAAAATAAAATTTGATAGAAAGACTGGTTCTTTTGTTGATACCCTTAAAATTAATAGAGATGGTTACTACACTCTAATTTGTAATAAAAAACCTATTAATTTATACTTAACAAAAACTGATGATACAGGTATTGTATTTGATTACAAGAATGCTGACTTCATCAATTTTGAAGGTACTAACAAAAACATCAATAGTTACCTTTATGAAAAACAAAAAACTTGGCCTGAAATACTTGTCAGTGCCAATGAATACTTTGCTTTAGAAGAAGAAGAGTTCTTAGCAAAAACTAATGAATATAAAGATGCTGTAACAGAACTTTCAATTTCCAAGCAATTACCTGCTGACTTCTTAAAACAAGAAGTTAAAAATATTGACTATGAATGTTTAAGAAACTTGTACAACTATCAAGACTTTCATGCTACTTTAACTGGCGATAAAGATTTTAAAGTTTCAGGAGATTTCCCTGACCCTTTAGAAAACTTCAACTACAGTAGTGGTTCAGATTATGTTAACTGTTACTTCTATAGAGCAATGTTAGAAGCCGAGTTAAAAAATATGGCCAGAGAAAATAATAAAGAAGGTGATGATTATTATTTAACTTATTTAGAAACTGTTCATACTGAAGTTACTGACACAATTGCTAAAAACGATTTATTATATAATAGTGCCCAAAATAGTATTACATATGCTAGTGATTTAAAAGAATTTTACAGAAAATTCATGGCATATTCAACTAATGAAACACATAAAAAGGAGATTACTGAAGATTACAATTTATTAAAAACCACTGCTAAAGGACAACCTGCTCCTAAGTTTAAGGATTATGTAAACTATGATGGAGGTACAACTTCTTTAGATGATTTATTAGGACATGGAAAGTACTTATACATTGATGTTTGGGCTACTTGGTGTGCTTATTGTAAAAGAGAAATCCCTTTATTAAAAAAATTAGAGCAAGAATACCATGGTAAAAACATTGAGTTTGTAAGCATTAATGTTGATGCTAAAGGTAATGACGAAAAATGGAAAGAAACCATTCAAGATAGAGAAATGACTGGTATACAGTTAATGGCTGGAGATAGTCACTTAAATTTAGATTGGGCTCAAAACTTCTTAATAAAAGGTTTACCAAGATTTATCATCATTGATCCTGATGGTAATATTGTAAGTCCAAACGCTCCAGCACCATCAGAAGGAGAACGTTTAATCAATATGTTTGAAGAATTAGGTATCTAA
- a CDS encoding TIGR00266 family protein produces the protein MNAHEIDYRIFGEEMQYVEIELDPQEGVVAESGSFMMMDADVKMNTIFGDGSNQEKGLLGKIFSAGKRILTGESLFMTVFTNDGQGKKQVSFASPYPGKIIPIDLTEFGGKFICQKDAFLCAAKGVSIGIEFSKRLGRGLFGGEGFIMQKMEGDGIGFVHAGGTMAKKVLQPGEVLKVDTGCIVGFTQDVDYDVEFVGGIKNTIFGGEGLFFTKLRGPGTVYIQSLPFSRLAGRVLAMAPQTGKGDRGEGSVLGGLGDILDGDNRF, from the coding sequence ATGAATGCACACGAAATAGATTATCGCATTTTTGGAGAAGAAATGCAGTATGTAGAAATAGAATTAGACCCGCAAGAAGGAGTAGTTGCTGAAAGTGGTAGTTTTATGATGATGGATGCTGATGTGAAAATGAACACAATTTTTGGAGACGGTTCAAATCAAGAAAAAGGATTGTTAGGGAAAATTTTTTCTGCAGGAAAACGAATCTTAACAGGTGAAAGCCTGTTTATGACGGTTTTTACCAATGATGGTCAAGGAAAAAAACAAGTTTCTTTCGCATCACCATATCCAGGGAAAATAATTCCAATTGATTTAACAGAATTTGGAGGGAAGTTTATTTGTCAAAAAGATGCTTTTTTATGTGCAGCTAAAGGGGTATCTATTGGAATTGAGTTTTCAAAACGCTTAGGAAGAGGGTTGTTTGGAGGAGAAGGTTTTATCATGCAAAAAATGGAAGGCGATGGTATAGGCTTTGTGCATGCAGGTGGTACAATGGCAAAAAAGGTATTACAACCAGGAGAAGTTTTAAAAGTAGATACAGGCTGTATTGTTGGTTTTACTCAAGATGTTGATTATGATGTTGAATTTGTAGGAGGTATAAAGAATACCATTTTTGGAGGTGAAGGATTGTTCTTTACAAAGCTGAGAGGTCCTGGAACTGTATATATCCAATCATTACCATTTAGTAGGTTAGCAGGTAGAGTGTTGGCTATGGCTCCACAAACAGGAAAAGGAGATAGAGGAGAAGGAAGTGTTTTAGGAGGTTTAGGAGATATTTTAGATGGAGATAATAGGTTTTAG
- the blaOXA gene encoding class D beta-lactamase, with translation MRFNYIFIIIVLLFSCKSEEKGKKEKVETKFLVNNQFQEILDKTKLEGAILVYDLHKDVYYSNNFDWCKAGNLPASTFKIPNSIIALEAGVVKNDSAVFKWNGESRYLKIWEQDLTFKEAFHYSCVPCYQEVARKIGVERMKSSLAKLNFGSMDVNEMTLDNFWLEGKSKINQFQQIDFLKRLHNSELLISERTDSIMKSMMIMYKSNQHVLRGKTGWSVRGEENNGWFVGYVLVKKNAYFFATNVVPKKNFDMKFFSRERKEVTFNALKALKVLSEKESFVTKQ, from the coding sequence GTGAGGTTTAATTATATTTTTATAATTATAGTACTGCTATTTTCTTGTAAGAGTGAAGAAAAGGGTAAAAAAGAGAAAGTTGAAACAAAGTTTTTAGTTAATAATCAGTTTCAAGAAATACTTGATAAGACAAAATTAGAAGGAGCTATACTAGTTTATGATTTGCATAAAGATGTGTATTATTCTAATAATTTTGATTGGTGTAAAGCTGGAAATTTACCGGCGTCAACATTTAAAATTCCGAATTCTATCATTGCTTTAGAAGCTGGAGTCGTAAAAAATGATAGCGCAGTCTTTAAATGGAATGGAGAATCTAGGTATCTAAAGATTTGGGAGCAAGATTTAACGTTTAAAGAAGCTTTTCACTACTCTTGTGTTCCATGTTACCAAGAGGTAGCTAGAAAAATTGGAGTTGAAAGAATGAAATCCAGTTTAGCAAAGTTAAATTTTGGTTCAATGGATGTAAATGAAATGACTTTAGATAATTTCTGGTTAGAAGGAAAATCTAAGATTAATCAATTTCAGCAAATAGACTTTTTAAAACGATTACATAATTCAGAGTTACTTATTAGTGAGCGTACCGATAGTATCATGAAAAGTATGATGATAATGTATAAAAGCAATCAGCATGTATTAAGAGGTAAAACAGGTTGGTCAGTAAGAGGTGAAGAAAATAATGGTTGGTTTGTAGGTTACGTTTTAGTTAAAAAGAATGCTTATTTCTTTGCCACAAATGTAGTTCCAAAAAAGAATTTTGATATGAAGTTTTTTAGTAGAGAAAGGAAAGAAGTGACTTTTAATGCTTTAAAAGCGTTAAAAGTATTAAGCGAAAAAGAATCTTTTGTAACAAAACAGTAA
- a CDS encoding DUF4442 domain-containing protein: MKFTPRKVNAFLLFKLPSAFFTGVRLKSLTNDRAVVKVTHKWVNQNPFKSMFWAVQGMASELSTGILVMKEIDASNKKISMLVTNMNGTFTKKATGKIRFECNDGKLIRETIQKAIDTGEGQTITVTSEGFNEEEVSVSKFEYEWSLKVKN; this comes from the coding sequence ATGAAGTTTACACCAAGAAAAGTTAATGCCTTTTTATTATTTAAGTTACCCTCAGCTTTTTTTACTGGAGTGCGATTAAAGTCGCTTACTAACGACAGAGCAGTGGTTAAAGTAACCCACAAATGGGTAAATCAAAATCCATTTAAATCAATGTTTTGGGCAGTACAAGGAATGGCATCAGAATTATCTACAGGTATTTTGGTAATGAAAGAAATAGATGCTTCGAATAAAAAAATTTCTATGCTGGTTACTAATATGAATGGAACTTTTACTAAAAAGGCTACAGGGAAAATTCGTTTTGAATGTAACGATGGTAAATTAATAAGAGAAACTATACAAAAAGCAATAGATACAGGTGAAGGGCAAACAATAACTGTTACTTCAGAAGGTTTTAACGAAGAAGAGGTTTCTGTTTCAAAATTTGAATATGAATGGAGTTTAAAGGTTAAAAATTAG
- a CDS encoding DUF4870 domain-containing protein, translating to MQHNNQNTNAFLIHISAFAGYLFPLGSIITPLILWQTLKERSTFLDEHGKEAVNFNISYSLYIFILGLSFIPFFFGRIFNGFDGIDIDFGGYHGHGGLFGIFGFASVVSIVALIKVALIIIAAMKANKGEMYKYPLTIKFIK from the coding sequence ATGCAACACAACAACCAAAATACCAATGCTTTTTTAATACATATTTCTGCTTTTGCAGGGTATTTATTTCCTTTAGGAAGTATTATCACCCCACTTATATTATGGCAAACTTTAAAAGAACGAAGTACTTTTTTAGATGAACATGGTAAAGAGGCCGTTAATTTTAACATCAGTTATAGTTTATACATTTTTATACTAGGCCTTTCTTTTATTCCTTTTTTCTTCGGAAGAATTTTCAACGGGTTTGATGGTATAGATATCGACTTTGGTGGATACCATGGACACGGAGGATTGTTTGGTATTTTTGGATTCGCTTCTGTTGTAAGTATTGTCGCTCTTATTAAAGTAGCGCTGATAATTATAGCAGCCATGAAAGCTAATAAAGGTGAAATGTATAAATATCCACTTACAATAAAATTTATAAAATAA
- a CDS encoding PadR family transcriptional regulator encodes MKIENTKAQMRKGVLEYCILSILQKGDAYTSEILSNLKSAEMIVVEGTIYPLLTRLKNAGLLSYRWEESTSGPPRKYYVLTENGGMFLKELDKTWHNLVNAVNQVTSTKSTKDE; translated from the coding sequence ATGAAGATAGAAAACACAAAAGCACAAATGCGTAAGGGAGTTTTAGAGTACTGTATCTTATCTATTTTACAAAAAGGAGATGCATACACCTCTGAAATACTCTCAAATCTTAAAAGTGCTGAAATGATTGTGGTTGAAGGAACCATATATCCGTTACTTACCCGCTTAAAAAATGCAGGATTATTAAGTTACAGATGGGAAGAATCAACCTCTGGACCTCCAAGAAAATATTACGTACTCACAGAAAATGGCGGAATGTTCTTGAAAGAATTAGACAAAACATGGCATAATTTAGTAAACGCAGTAAACCAAGTAACAAGTACAAAATCAACTAAAGATGAATAA
- a CDS encoding PspC domain-containing protein, translated as MNKTININLGGFFFHIDETAYQKLKRYLDAIARSLSDDPQGKNEIIADIEARISELLSERITDARQVVNESDIEEIIAIMGQPEDYAEAEEGYSENTSYNYKRNTSNKKMFRDGDDKFLGGVCSGLGHYFNIDVVWIRLAFLILTLAGFGFGIIGYIILWVILPEAKTTSEKLQMEGEAVNIDNIEKKIRNEFENLSSKVKEGAHDLSDKISNADYQKLRNQTKSGFQDFIDTMGKILLAVFKVFGKFMGVLLIFIAGITIISLLLTLFSVGSLEILNFDGDMIHYPPFFYDSAMPKWLLMTFVFFLIGIPFVVLFILGLRILSPNVKRLGIATVLTLFGLWLISLLAIGFSGIEYFTTHAYDGAHVSKHSITYNQEEPLKIRVVNDDNIYYQHNLRNRDNSVSVHVNDKEMKYSNDINIDVRKSETGNAYIEIKKTSEGRKRHNANSNAEAIQYNFKTANNTIVFDAFFISEYKNMWKDEEIDAVLYIPEGTTVYFEGSSRNFLDDVKNVQNVYDRDMANHHFKMTSKGFNCLDCDEEDINNEESDDWDSDNDDEISFLFDSTINDTKAEFIISKKTTENELNKLINWFKDRKNIDIDIVSSKFNNDKTIDNLVLEIDCNDGYVGSIKISNGTLDTISKGFRRLYNEEGALSFKTW; from the coding sequence ATGAATAAGACAATAAATATAAACCTGGGCGGATTTTTCTTCCACATAGATGAAACTGCCTATCAGAAATTAAAACGATACTTAGATGCCATCGCTCGTTCGTTAAGCGATGATCCACAAGGAAAAAATGAAATTATTGCAGATATAGAAGCTCGTATTAGTGAGTTATTATCTGAAAGAATTACTGATGCTCGTCAAGTAGTAAATGAAAGCGACATTGAAGAAATTATTGCTATTATGGGGCAACCTGAAGACTATGCGGAAGCTGAAGAAGGGTATAGCGAAAATACTTCTTACAACTATAAGAGAAATACTTCTAACAAAAAAATGTTTAGAGATGGTGATGACAAGTTTCTAGGAGGAGTATGTTCTGGACTTGGACATTATTTTAATATTGATGTTGTTTGGATTCGTTTAGCTTTCCTTATTTTAACATTAGCAGGATTTGGTTTTGGAATTATAGGATATATCATTTTATGGGTTATTCTACCAGAAGCTAAAACCACTTCTGAAAAGTTGCAAATGGAGGGTGAAGCTGTAAATATTGATAACATTGAAAAAAAAATTCGTAATGAGTTTGAAAACCTTTCATCAAAGGTAAAGGAAGGCGCCCATGATTTATCGGATAAAATTTCAAATGCTGATTATCAAAAACTACGTAACCAAACTAAATCTGGTTTTCAGGATTTCATAGACACTATGGGTAAAATTTTACTAGCCGTATTCAAAGTGTTTGGTAAATTCATGGGCGTTTTATTAATATTTATCGCTGGTATTACAATCATTTCATTGCTACTAACCTTATTTTCTGTAGGAAGCTTAGAAATCTTAAATTTTGATGGAGACATGATTCACTACCCTCCTTTCTTTTATGATTCGGCTATGCCTAAATGGTTATTAATGACATTTGTATTTTTCTTAATAGGAATTCCTTTTGTTGTCCTATTTATTTTAGGATTACGAATTTTATCTCCTAATGTTAAAAGACTTGGTATTGCAACAGTTTTAACATTATTCGGACTTTGGTTGATATCTTTATTAGCAATCGGGTTCTCTGGTATTGAATATTTTACCACACATGCTTACGATGGTGCACATGTTTCGAAACATAGTATTACCTACAATCAAGAAGAGCCGCTAAAAATACGAGTAGTAAACGACGATAATATTTACTATCAACACAACTTACGCAATAGAGATAATTCAGTATCTGTTCATGTAAATGATAAAGAAATGAAATACTCTAACGATATAAATATCGATGTTCGTAAGAGTGAAACTGGTAATGCTTATATAGAAATAAAGAAAACTTCTGAAGGAAGAAAACGTCATAATGCCAATAGTAATGCAGAAGCCATTCAATACAACTTTAAAACAGCTAACAACACTATTGTTTTTGATGCCTTTTTTATTAGTGAATACAAAAACATGTGGAAAGATGAAGAAATTGACGCTGTTTTATACATTCCTGAAGGAACAACTGTATACTTTGAAGGTTCGTCTCGCAACTTTTTAGATGATGTAAAAAACGTCCAAAATGTATACGACCGTGATATGGCCAACCATCATTTTAAAATGACTTCTAAAGGCTTTAACTGTTTAGATTGTGATGAAGAAGATATTAATAATGAAGAGTCTGATGATTGGGACTCTGATAATGATGATGAAATAAGCTTTTTATTTGACAGCACAATTAATGATACAAAAGCGGAATTTATCATCTCAAAGAAAACTACTGAAAATGAGCTTAACAAATTAATCAACTGGTTTAAAGATCGTAAAAACATAGATATTGATATTGTTAGCTCTAAATTTAATAATGATAAAACAATTGACAATCTAGTTTTAGAAATTGATTGTAACGATGGCTATGTAGGTAGTATTAAAATTTCAAACGGTACATTAGATACTATATCAAAAGGATTCCGTAGACTGTATAATGAAGAAGGAGCTTTAAGCTTTAAAACTTGGTAA